The following coding sequences are from one Peromyscus eremicus chromosome X, PerEre_H2_v1, whole genome shotgun sequence window:
- the LOC131899374 gene encoding cytochrome c oxidase subunit 7B, mitochondrial translates to MLPFVKNAVSRLQVRSIQQVVARQNHQKRTPDFHDKYGNAILAGGFLFCVSTWTYTATQIGIEWNLSPVGRVTPKEWRDQ, encoded by the exons ATGTTGCCCTTTGTCAAAAACGCAGTAAGCCGTCTCCAAG TTCGAAGCATTCAGCAAGTGGTGGCAAGGCAGAACCACCAGAAACGGACACCTGATTTCCATGACAAATATGGAAATGCTATATTAGCCGGTGgattcctcttctgtgtttctacatGGACATAT ACAGCAACACAAATTGGCATAGAATGGAACCTGTCTCCTGTTGGCAGAGTCACCCCAAAGGAATGGAGGGATCAGTAG